The nucleotide window ggagctgaccctgcttgagcaagtTGGTTTGAACTAGATGATGTGCAAAGGTTCCTTGCGCAGTAAACGGTTCTGTTTGGTGTGCTTCTGCTTGGTGTGTTGCCCAGAGGGTCGTGCTGGGGAAGAGGGTTGGTCTAGCGCGTGCCGCCATAGGGAGCTTGCGCCAGAGGCATGGGTGGAAGTGCGTTAGCGTGTCCAAGCCTTTGTCTGGGGAAGTGAAGGGCTTGTGTCAGGGGCTGGGAGCCCCGCTGTGGCAGTCTGTGTGGATGTTGCTGGGGACACGGTTCCTAAGAGAGCTCTTGTAGGCCCTTTGCAGCCAGCCCAGTGGCCTCTGGAGGTCTGGCTTTGTGCTGGGTGAGGTTGGAAGAGccatgggagaagaaaggaagaggaggcgtctcaggctgggatgcaggagaaCTTTATtgagagaccaaaaaaaagagcGAAAAGTCAGGAGCGGCAGATGGAAGGGAGCCGGTCTCAGGGCCGAGTAGGGCGACCGTGAGCCGAGGTCCCTTGTGTGAGACAGGTCAGTCAGAGCACCAAGATCTTCCTGGCGCGCAGTGGGAGCAGCACGCTGGAGTTCGCCAGTGACCTTTGGCTTGCGAGAAGTTGGTTGCAGCGGAGCCGCACCGCCGAAGGGGCGATGCAAAGAGGGaagtgggagaagaggaggaggtgcgTGAGCCGTGTTTCCAGGCAGCCCAGGCTGGCCCGCTTCCCTGCTTGCTTTGAGCCTGGCAAGGAAGAGCCGTGGATGGCGGGTGCACGTGGCAGCAACATCCCGGAGGCGCGTCCTCAATCCATGCCGTGGCTTCGAGGGTGTGGGTGGCTGGTGTCAGGGGTGGTGGCGAGGGCCCTTAGCAGGGGTAGCAGCCTCTTGCGCCGCCGAAGCAGCCCAGGCCTCCGAAGCCGAAGCCGCCGGAGGAGACGGGCACTCCCTGGGAGCTGAGGACGTTGCCCACGGCAGCCGATGAGGAGGATCCGACGGCGGtgttctgggggaaggagctgaggatgggtcCTGGCAGGGTGACCACCACGGTAGAAGGCTGGATGACGACGCGGGAGTCCTCgcactgcctgacacagggctcgTTGCAGCTGTTAGCCAGCGGGGTGGGTCCGCAGGGGCGGCAGAGGTCGTAGCAGGCCATGTCTGTGGTGCGGAGGGGCCCTGGAAGAGAGGGTGTTGAGGAAGCGGAGGGGCGTGGGGATGCGAGGGGCGGTGTTGCAGGAGGGCGAGGGAGTGGGGAGGCCCGGTGTGGGTCCGGGGGGAGCGTGGCggtcagggctgctgaggctgggggcAGAGCGTGGTGGAAGAGAcggggcaggagaaggaggggaagggggttgAGGCTCACCTTGTTGACGGTGGAGGAGAAGGCGTTGAGAGAAGTGCGTGAGGGAGAGAGGTGCTGGGCTGCTTTTATGCTGGTCGCTGAGCGCCCGAGGGGGTGGGGCAGCCTTTGCGCATGCCAGCATTTTGCAGCAAGCATGCTGCCtttgcatgccacagcttcacGAGTAATGAGGTAAGGAGTGTTTTCCTTCCCGCAACGCTCCCTTTTCATGTCCTCCTCTTGAGGATGTGTCCGTCTGACCctggcggcagcagcggcggcggcagcttTTAAGTGAAAGTAGGTATTTGGGAGGATTTGCGTGGAAGGTGTGTGTCAGGGCATTGGGCAGACGCGGCCAAAGGGTAGGAGAGGTGGGGTGTCATCAGTGAGGTCATCCCGTGGCAGTcgtgtggtgtggtttttgggTGGGTTGTGAAGAGTGGGCCCCGTTTCCTCAGAGCCCTGGCAGGCTGGTCTGGTCTTTGGAGGTGTGCCAGGCGTGAGACGCTGCCCCTTCCATCGCGTTCGgtccctctctgccttgctcCCAGCTCGCTAAGGCTGTCTTTAGGCCTGGCCTTTCCCCTTGGGTGTGCTCTGTGGGAGTCTCGGTGCCCCTCTTGCTGGTGGGGTTgtagctgggagaagggaggctgCCTGTGTGGGCTCGTGGCCCCTTGGTGccgtccctggggctggggctggcagtgcAAGGGGTCAGAGGAGGGCTGTTTGCAGGAGCAGGCCGTTGTCCCGGCAGCCCTGGTTCAGAGCCCGCAAGCCCTGTGCCGTGGggagccctgccaggctccCCAAAGGCTTGTGTTGGCCCCTCCGTAGCGCTGCCCTTCGTTGGGGCCGGCAAGTTTGCAGCCTGGGCTCTGGCGTGACACAGTGCTTGGGCTGTGGCGTGATGTGCCCAAAGAAGTGCAgcgaagctggtgaaggatgTAGAGAAGAAGACTTccgaggagcggctgagggagctgggggtgtttagtgtggagaaaaggaggcctcggggagaccttaccgctctctgcaactacctgaaaggaggttgtagcgaggtgggtgtcagtctcctTTCCCtagtaacaagcgataggatgagaggaaggGGCCTCAGGTTGTGCCAGGGatggtttagattggatattagaacATCTTCTTCCCCAAAAGAGTTATCGAGCACTGGAACCgtctgcccagggaagtggtggagtcaccatcccgGGAGGTATTGAAAAGCCACGTAGACGTGGCTCTTGGGGAtctggtttagtggtggacttggcaaaTGCTGGGTCAGTGGTTGACTCGATACcgttaagggtcttttccaaactgagTGAGCGTGTGATTGTCTGTGGGGCCCCCCGGAAGGGCAGGTGAGTTTCTGGAGAGCCCGTGAGCGTGGCGAGAGGCCGAGGGGGAGTGGGAGCggcaggcaggggaggtggTGAGCCAGGGCCTTTGGGGGGTCTGTAGTTGGGGTGAGCGCCGAGGGGTGAGGCCATTTCTCGGCAGGGCGTGTGAGGGGCAGAAAGAGAGTTTGGAGATCGCCAGGGTGAGTTGGAGGCGAGCATGCAGCAGGCGGCTGCAGAGCCGAGGCCCTGGTGGCGGTGGATGCGTGCCGAAGGGTTGATGACTGGCAAGGCCTGCCCCAGTTGAGCGGAGGGGAGTGTTTTGCAGGCTGTTTGTCCGTCGAGCAGTGCTTGTtgctgaggaaggggaagggaggtaGGAAGGAGTGCTGTGTACGTAAGCCCACGGGGCGTGACGGGTTGCACCCAGGAATGCCGAGGGAGCTGGCCGATGTCCTTGGGAGGCCCCTCTCCATTACCTTGGACAGGTCGTAGCAGCTGGGCACGGTTCCTGATGTCTGGAAGGGAGCTCATAGCCCTCCTACCTTGAAGAAGATGAGGATGGAAGATCTGTGCGAGCAGAGGCTGGTGAGCCTGACGTTGTTCCCAGGGGAGGTGATGGAGAAGATCCTCCTGGAAAGCACTGTCAAGCCcaggaaggacaagaaggtgatggGGAGCGGTCGGCGTGGATTTACGAAGGGGAAATGGTGCTTGACTGACCTGCGTGTCTCCTACGTTGAAATAACGAGCTCTGTGGATGAGGAGAGAGCTGCGGCTGGtgtttatttcagctttcttgtaaagcctttgacactttCTCTCCTTGCATGGTCATCGGATGTGGGGTCAACAGGGTTCAACACCCTCAGCAATGTCCTGGGCAGTGGGACGGAGTGACCCATCGGTGACATGGCAGATGATGCAAAATCTGGAAGAGAGGCCGAGGCAGTGGAAGGCTGTGTCGCTTTACCAAGAGagctggagaggctggagaTTGGGGCAGAGAGGAATCTCGTGAAGTTGAACAGGAGGAgatgcaaagtcctgcatctggggaggAACAGCGCTGGGTCCCAGGACATGCCGGGGGCTGCCAGCTTTGCTGAGCATGACCTTGTCGTGCTGGCGGAGAACATGCTGACTACGAGGCAGCTTTGCACGCTTGTGTCAAAAGCGGCCAAGAGTCTCCAGGGCGGCGTTGGGCAGAGCGTTGCCAACAGGTCGTGGGAGGTGATCGTGCTCTCTCTTCGGTGCTGGTGAGGCCCCATgtggagtcctgtgtccagctGATGAGGGCTCTCCGGTGGAGGAAGGACATGGCCTTCGTGGGGCGAGTCGAGTGGCGACAGAGCCACCAAGACgctgaagggactggagcatctttggTCTGAGGAGAAGTGAAGAGAGGTGGGAGGCTTTTCAGCCAGGAGGGAAGACCACGCAGGGGACATGTCATCAATGTGTCTAAATCCTGGATGGGGGAGGCAGTGAGGACAGGGGAGTCAGACTCTTCTCATCGGTGCCCACGGCCAGGGCGAATGGAGAAAGCTTGACAACGCGTGCCATTTCCTTGGAAGAGAAGGCAGCCCTTTTTCAgcgtgagggtggtgaaacagcGGAACCGGTTGCGCAGAGAGGTgttggagtctccatccttggagatactgaaAACCTGACTGGACGTGGTCGTGGACAGCCTGCtggagctgaccctgcttgagcaagtTGGTTTGAACTAGATGATGTGCAAAGGTTCCTTGCGCAGTAAACGGTTCTGTTTGGTGTGCTTCTGCTTGGTGTGTTGCCCAGAGGGTCGTGCTGGGGAAGAGGGTTGGTCTAGCGCGTGCCGCCATAGGGAGCTTGCGCCAGAGGCATGGGTGGAAGTGCGTTAGCGTGTCCAAGCCTTTGTCTGGGGAAGTGAAGGGCTTGTGTCAGGGGCTGGGAGCCCCGCTGTGGCAGTCTGTGTGGATGTTGCTGGGGACACGGTTCCTAAGAGAGCTCTTGTAGGCCCTTTGCAGCCAGCCCAGTGGCCTCTGGAGGTCTGGCTTTGTGCTGGGTGAGGTTGGAAGAGccatgggagaagaaaggaagaggaggcgtctcaggctgggatgcaggagaaCTTTATtgagagaccaaaaaaaagagcGAAAAGGCAGGAGCGGCAGATGGAAGGGAGCCGGTCTCAGGGCCGAGTAGGGCGACCGTGAGCCGAGGTCCCTTGTGTGAGACAGGTCAGTCAGAGCACCAAGATCTTCCTGGCGCGCAGTGGGAGCAGCACGCTGGAGTTCGCCAGTGACCTTTGGCTTGCGAGAAGTTGGTTGCAGCAGAGCCGCACCGCCGAAGGGGCGATGCAAAGAGGGaagtgggagaagaggaggaggtacGTGAGCCGTGTTTCCAGGCAGCCCAGGCTGGCCCGCTTCCCTGCTTGCTTTGAGCCTGGCAAGGAAGAGCCGTGGATGGCGGGTGCACGTGGCAGCAACATCCCGGAGGCGCGTCCTCAATCCATGCCGTGGCTTCGAGGGTGTGGGTGGCTGGTGTCAGGGGTGGTGGCGAGGGCCCTTAGCAGGGGTAGCAGCCTCTTGCGCCACCGAAGCAGCCCAGGCCTCCGAAGCCGAAGCCGCCGGAGGAGACGGGCACTCCCTGGGAGCTGAGGACGTTGCCCACGGCAGCCGATGAGGAGGATCCGACGGCGGtgttctgggggaaggagctgaggatgggtcCTGGCAGGGTGACCACCACGGTAGAAGGCTGGATGACGACGCGGGAGTCCTCgcactgcctgacacagggctcgTTGCAGCTGTTAGCCAGCGGGGTGGGTCCGCAGGGGCGGCAGAGGTCGTAGCAGGCCATGTCTGTGGTGCGGAGGGGCCCTGGAAGAGAGGGTGTTGAGGAAGCGGAGGGGCGTGGGGATGCGAGGGGCGGTGTTGCAGGAGGGCGAGGGAGTGGGGAGGCCCGGTGTGGGTCCGGGGGGAGCGTGGCggtcagggctgctgaggctgggggcAGAGCGTGGTGGAAGAGAcggggcaggagaaggaggggaagggggttgAGGCTCACCTTGTTGACGGTGGAGGAGAAGGCGTTGAGAGAAGTGCGTGAGGGAGAGAGGTGCTGGGCTGCTTTTATGCTGGTCGCTGAGCGCCCGAGGGGGTGGGGCAGCCTTTGCGCATGCCAGCATTTTGCAGCAAGCATGCTGCCtttgcatgccacagcttcacGAGTAATGAGGTAAGGAGTGTTTTCCTTCCCGCAACGCTCCCTTTTCATGTCCTCCTCTTGAGGATGTGTCCGTCTGACCctggcggcagcagcggcggcagcagctTTTAAGTGAAAGTAGGTATTTGGGAGGATTTGCGTGGAAGGTGTGTGTCAGGGCATTGGGCAGACGCGGCCAAAGGGTAGGAGAGGTGGGGTGTCATCAGTGAGGTCATCCCGTGGCAGTcgtgtggtgtggtttttgggTGCGTTGTGAAGAGTGGGCCTCGTTTCCTCAGAGCCCTGGCAGGCTGGTCTGGTCTTTGGAGGTGTGCCAGGCGTGAGACGCTGCCCCTTCCATCGCGTTCGgtccctctctgccttgctcCCAGCTCGCTAAGGCTGTCTTTGGGCCTGGCCTTTCCCCTTGGGTGTGCTCTGTGGGAGTCTCGGTGCCCCTCTTGCTGGTGGGGTTgtagctgggagaagggaggctgCCTGTGTGGGCTCGTGGCCCCTTGGTGccgtccctggggctggggctggcagtgcAAGGGGTCAGAGGAGGGCTGTTTGCAGGAGCAGGCCGTTGTCCCGGCAGCCCTGGTTCAGAGCCCGCAAGCCCTGTGCCGTGGggagccctgccaggctccCCAAAGGCTTGTGTTGGCCCCTCCGTAGCGCTGCCCTTCGTTGGGGCTGGCAAGTTTGCAGCCTGGGCTCTGGCGTGACACAGTGCTTGGGCTGTGGCGTGATGTGCCCAAAGAAGTGCAgcgaagctggtgaaggatgTAGAGAAGAAGACTTccgaggagcggctgagggagctgggggtgtttagtgtggagaaaaggaggcctcggggagaccttaccgctctctgcaactacctgaaaggaggttgtagcgaggtgggtgtcagtctcctTTCCCtagtaacaagcgat belongs to Haliaeetus albicilla chromosome 3, bHalAlb1.1, whole genome shotgun sequence and includes:
- the LOC138684619 gene encoding feather keratin 1-like; amino-acid sequence: MQRQHACCKMLACAKAAPPPRALSDQHKSSPAPLSLTHFSQRLLLHRQQGPLRTTDMACYDLCRPCGPTPLANSCNEPCVRQCEDSRVVIQPSTVVVTLPGPILSSFPQNTAVGSSSSAAVGNVLSSQGVPVSSGGFGFGGLGCFGGARGCYPC
- the LOC138684618 gene encoding feather keratin 1-like, with the protein product MQRQHACCKMLACAKAAPPPRALSDQHKSSPAPLSLTHFSQRLLLHRQQGPLRTTDMACYDLCRPCGPTPLANSCNEPCVRQCEDSRVVIQPSTVVVTLPGPILSSFPQNTAVGSSSSAAVGNVLSSQGVPVSSGGFGFGGLGCFGGARGCYPC